The Chloracidobacterium sp. genome includes a window with the following:
- the hisG gene encoding ATP phosphoribosyltransferase: MITLALAKGRLQEATLARLAAAGISVGSDQLDSRRLVLEDAAGEYRFLLVKPSDVPIYVEHGVAQAGVCGRDVLLEHEPDVYEPLDLAFGFCRLAVAGRPEAAWPAANRLSKLRVATKYPRVTQKHFQRRATPVDIIPLTGSVELAPVLGLADCIVDIVETGRTLAENGLAILEVIAPISARCIVNRAAFHLERARLTRLLERLAPLTISPG, from the coding sequence GTGATCACGCTGGCACTGGCGAAAGGCCGCTTGCAAGAGGCGACGCTTGCTCGGCTGGCGGCGGCAGGAATATCAGTCGGCTCAGATCAACTCGATAGTCGGCGGCTTGTACTGGAGGACGCAGCAGGCGAGTATCGGTTTTTGCTAGTCAAGCCCAGTGACGTACCGATTTACGTCGAGCATGGCGTTGCGCAGGCTGGTGTATGTGGGCGAGATGTCTTGCTCGAACATGAGCCGGATGTCTATGAGCCGCTAGATTTAGCGTTTGGTTTCTGCCGGCTGGCGGTCGCTGGTCGGCCGGAGGCCGCGTGGCCGGCGGCGAATCGCCTGTCCAAATTGCGGGTGGCGACCAAGTATCCGCGCGTCACGCAAAAGCACTTCCAACGCCGTGCGACGCCGGTGGACATCATCCCGCTGACGGGTTCGGTTGAGCTGGCTCCGGTGTTGGGTCTTGCCGACTGCATCGTGGATATTGTCGAAACCGGCCGGACGCTGGCTGAAAACGGGTTGGCGATTCTGGAAGTGATTGCCCCAATCAGCGCCCGGTGCATTGTTAATCGGGCAGCGTTCCACCTTGAACGCGCCCGCCTGACACGGCTTTTGGAACGACTTGCGCCACTGACCATCTCCCCAGGGTAG
- a CDS encoding class II fumarate hydratase gives MTDEQFRIERDSMGEVRVPAQARYGAQTQRAVENFPISGLRFPRRFIEALALVKWAAAKANCALGLLAPNMAEAIAEAALDVAAGRYDNDFPLDIFQTGSGTSTNMNANEVIATLASERLGTRVHPNDHVNMGQSSNDTIPTAIHVSAYLATVHDLLPALRHLQATITTKAASVAHVVKTGRTHLMDAMPITLAQEMTGWAWQIAHGIERVESALPRLAKLAQGGTAVGTGINAHPEFAARFAALLAERTGLPFRPNDSFFESLSAQDAVVELSGQLKTVAVSLMKIANDLRWMNSGPHAGLAEIRLQDLQPGSSIMPGKVNPVIPEATAMVCAQVIGNDTTITVAGQSGNFQLNVMLPVIAYNILQSLMLLANAARLLADKAIATFTVNEERLAAQVGRNPILVTALNPVIGYELGAKIAKRAYAEDRTVKEVAAEMTSLSGEELDRLLDPRALTEGGIRR, from the coding sequence GTGACCGACGAGCAGTTTCGCATTGAACGTGACAGTATGGGAGAAGTGCGCGTTCCGGCGCAGGCGCGGTACGGCGCGCAAACCCAACGCGCCGTCGAAAACTTTCCCATTAGCGGTCTTCGTTTTCCACGGCGATTTATTGAGGCGCTGGCGCTGGTGAAGTGGGCAGCCGCCAAGGCCAACTGCGCCCTGGGTTTACTAGCGCCCAACATGGCAGAAGCAATTGCCGAGGCAGCGCTGGACGTGGCCGCCGGGCGCTATGACAACGACTTCCCGCTCGACATTTTTCAAACCGGCTCCGGCACAAGTACGAACATGAACGCCAACGAGGTCATTGCTACGCTGGCCAGTGAACGGCTGGGGACGCGCGTTCACCCTAACGACCACGTCAACATGGGCCAGAGTAGCAATGACACCATTCCAACGGCCATTCACGTCAGCGCCTATCTGGCCACTGTTCACGATTTGCTTCCCGCCCTGCGCCATTTGCAGGCCACCATTACGACGAAGGCCGCAAGCGTGGCGCATGTCGTCAAAACCGGACGGACGCACCTGATGGACGCCATGCCGATTACGCTGGCGCAAGAAATGACCGGCTGGGCTTGGCAGATCGCGCACGGCATTGAACGCGTTGAGAGCGCGCTGCCGCGCTTGGCTAAGCTGGCTCAGGGCGGTACGGCCGTTGGGACAGGCATCAACGCCCACCCAGAATTCGCCGCCCGCTTCGCCGCCCTACTGGCCGAACGCACCGGGTTGCCCTTTCGTCCAAATGACAGTTTCTTTGAATCGCTCAGCGCACAGGACGCCGTGGTGGAGTTGAGCGGACAACTCAAAACCGTAGCCGTCAGCTTGATGAAAATCGCCAACGACCTGCGCTGGATGAACAGCGGCCCGCATGCCGGGCTTGCCGAAATTCGGCTTCAAGACCTCCAGCCCGGCTCCAGCATCATGCCCGGCAAGGTCAATCCGGTCATCCCGGAAGCGACGGCGATGGTTTGCGCGCAAGTCATCGGCAACGATACGACCATCACGGTTGCCGGGCAGTCCGGTAACTTCCAACTCAATGTTATGTTGCCGGTGATTGCCTACAACATTCTGCAAAGTCTGATGCTCTTGGCCAACGCCGCGCGTCTGCTGGCGGACAAAGCGATCGCCACCTTCACCGTCAACGAAGAACGCCTGGCGGCGCAGGTCGGGCGCAACCCGATTCTGGTCACGGCGCTCAATCCGGTGATTGGCTACGAACTTGGCGCAAAGATCGCCAAGCGCGCCTACGCCGAAGATCGAACCGTCAAGGAAGTCGCCGCTGAAATGACCAGCCTCTCCGGTGAGGAACTGGATCGCCTCCTTGACCCTCGCGCTCTGACGGAAGGTGGGATTCGGCGGTAA
- the ileS gene encoding isoleucine--tRNA ligase, with product MTFDLKKTVNLPSKDMPMKGNLAQTEPQRLKRWLEADVYGALRAARACRPKFRLHDGPPYANGRIHMGTAFNKILKDFIVKSRSMLGFDAAYIPGYDCHGLPIETKVVKELEGKLAAKGVALTPIIIRREARAFAKRHITQMNHDFQRLGVLGDWANAYQTMSYDYEADILRTLAAFVRQGSVYRGLRPVHWSIGAQSALAEAELEYKDVVDPSVYVAFPLATDPAAIAPELSGREVAIIIWTTTPWTLPANLGVSFGPDFDYVAVEAPAANGQGRPRTYIVAAKLLPQLAQKFGWTDARPLATFKGSILDGKAARHPWLDRESKLMVGDHVTLDAGTGAVHTAPGHGMEDFLIGKKYGLEPYCPVDQRGVYTDEVAYFAGKQVFDANPDIIKLLRERGELIFAEDYKHSYPHCWRTKTPTIFRATPQWFISMDAAGLRRRALEAIANVRWLPPWGEERMRNMFVNRGDWCISRQRAWGVPIAAVRCTSCGTVHATAEFMERVADIFDREGADAWYVRPVTDFLPPDFTCGNCGAKDVEKEMDILDVWLDSGVSWRIMERAGLATADEPAADVYIEGSDQYRGWFNSSLVVSLGLRGHAPYHTVITHGYVLDKDREKMSKSLGNVIEPQALIESGGADLLRLWTASVDYTDDVPISEEILARIGDAYRKIRNTLCYLVNNLSDFDPEADTVPYAELFEIDRWALVETNELTRRVRAAYEQYAFQSVYTALLNFCTTQLSSLYFDVLKDRLYTYPPKSHERRAAQTALYEIASSLIRLLAPILAFTADEAWEKLTRGQAGSVHLAEFPPYDAARAEPELRKRWETLLGVRSVVLKELEQERAAGRIGSALEAQVMLRAGGRHYPVLADYGAEALSFLFIVSQVTLERAEGDELTVQVQRAAGVKCERCWHYETTVGEDPLFPTICRRCVRNVRAGWYAG from the coding sequence ATGACGTTTGACCTTAAGAAAACCGTCAACCTGCCCTCGAAGGACATGCCGATGAAGGGCAACCTTGCCCAAACCGAACCACAGCGCCTCAAGCGCTGGCTAGAAGCAGACGTGTATGGCGCGCTGCGTGCGGCGCGCGCTTGTCGCCCGAAATTTCGCCTGCACGATGGCCCGCCCTACGCCAACGGCCGCATCCACATGGGGACAGCCTTCAACAAGATTCTCAAGGACTTCATTGTGAAGTCACGCAGCATGCTCGGTTTTGACGCCGCCTACATCCCCGGCTATGACTGCCACGGACTACCGATCGAAACTAAGGTCGTCAAGGAACTGGAAGGCAAGCTGGCGGCGAAGGGCGTCGCGCTAACGCCCATCATCATCCGCCGTGAAGCCCGCGCCTTCGCCAAACGACACATCACACAGATGAACCACGATTTCCAGCGGCTGGGCGTCTTGGGCGATTGGGCGAACGCCTACCAAACGATGAGCTATGACTATGAAGCCGACATTTTGCGGACGCTAGCCGCCTTCGTCCGGCAGGGGAGCGTCTATCGCGGCTTGCGTCCCGTACACTGGTCCATCGGCGCACAGTCGGCACTAGCCGAAGCCGAACTTGAATACAAGGATGTCGTAGATCCGTCGGTCTATGTCGCGTTTCCATTGGCGACCGACCCGGCGGCCATTGCGCCGGAATTGTCTGGGCGCGAGGTCGCTATCATCATCTGGACGACCACGCCGTGGACGTTGCCTGCCAACCTTGGTGTCAGCTTTGGGCCGGATTTCGATTACGTCGCTGTCGAAGCGCCCGCCGCCAACGGCCAAGGACGGCCAAGAACCTATATTGTCGCCGCAAAGCTCCTGCCGCAATTGGCGCAGAAATTCGGCTGGACGGACGCCCGTCCGCTGGCGACGTTCAAGGGTTCGATCCTTGACGGCAAGGCGGCTCGGCATCCATGGCTTGACCGGGAATCAAAGCTCATGGTTGGCGACCATGTGACGCTCGACGCCGGGACGGGCGCTGTTCACACCGCCCCTGGCCACGGGATGGAGGATTTCCTCATCGGCAAGAAATACGGCCTTGAGCCGTACTGTCCGGTGGATCAGCGCGGCGTCTATACCGACGAGGTGGCGTACTTCGCCGGCAAACAGGTCTTCGACGCTAACCCGGATATCATCAAGCTACTGCGCGAACGCGGCGAACTCATCTTCGCTGAAGACTACAAGCACAGCTATCCGCATTGCTGGCGCACCAAAACCCCGACGATTTTTCGCGCCACGCCGCAGTGGTTCATCTCGATGGACGCCGCCGGTTTGCGGCGACGGGCGCTGGAGGCGATTGCGAACGTCCGCTGGCTGCCGCCGTGGGGCGAAGAGCGCATGCGCAACATGTTCGTCAATCGCGGCGATTGGTGCATTTCGCGGCAGCGGGCCTGGGGCGTTCCCATCGCCGCCGTGCGCTGTACGTCCTGCGGGACGGTACACGCCACGGCCGAGTTTATGGAGCGGGTGGCGGATATCTTCGACCGCGAAGGCGCGGACGCCTGGTATGTGCGCCCTGTGACAGACTTTCTCCCGCCGGATTTCACCTGCGGCAACTGCGGCGCGAAAGACGTCGAAAAGGAAATGGACATCCTCGATGTCTGGCTTGATTCAGGCGTTAGTTGGCGCATTATGGAGCGCGCCGGACTGGCGACCGCCGATGAACCGGCGGCGGATGTGTACATCGAGGGTTCCGACCAATATCGCGGTTGGTTCAACTCGTCGCTGGTGGTGAGCTTGGGGCTGCGGGGACACGCGCCGTACCACACTGTTATTACGCACGGCTACGTCCTCGATAAAGACCGCGAAAAAATGTCGAAGAGCCTCGGCAACGTTATTGAGCCGCAGGCGCTCATTGAGTCCGGCGGCGCTGACCTGTTGCGGCTGTGGACGGCGAGCGTGGACTACACCGACGACGTCCCCATTTCCGAGGAGATTCTGGCGCGGATTGGCGACGCCTACCGCAAGATTCGGAACACGCTGTGCTACCTCGTCAACAACCTTTCGGATTTTGACCCGGAGGCCGATACTGTCCCCTACGCCGAACTGTTTGAGATCGACCGTTGGGCGCTGGTGGAAACCAATGAACTGACGCGGCGCGTCCGCGCAGCCTACGAACAGTATGCGTTTCAGTCGGTCTATACGGCGCTGCTGAACTTCTGTACGACACAGCTATCCAGCCTTTACTTTGATGTCCTCAAGGATCGGCTGTACACCTATCCTCCGAAGTCGCATGAGCGGCGGGCGGCGCAGACGGCGCTGTACGAGATTGCGAGTTCACTGATTCGTCTGCTCGCCCCGATTCTGGCGTTTACGGCGGATGAAGCCTGGGAAAAGCTCACGCGCGGGCAGGCTGGGTCAGTCCACTTGGCGGAGTTTCCACCGTACGATGCAGCGCGCGCCGAGCCCGAACTGCGAAAACGGTGGGAAACGCTGCTCGGCGTCCGCTCGGTAGTGCTCAAAGAGCTTGAGCAGGAACGGGCGGCCGGGCGGATCGGGTCGGCGCTGGAGGCGCAGGTGATGTTGCGGGCTGGCGGGCGGCATTATCCGGTTCTCGCCGACTACGGTGCGGAGGCGCTGTCGTTTTTGTTCATCGTGTCGCAGGTGACGCTGGAACGCGCTGAGGGCGATGAGTTGACAGTGCAGGTACAGCGCGCAGCGGGCGTCAAGTGCGAACGGTGCTGGCACTACGAAACCACAGTCGGTGAAGACCCACTGTTTCCGACGATTTGCCGGCGGTGCGTCCGCAACGTCCGCGCCGGGTGGTATGCGGGCTAG
- a CDS encoding YbjN domain-containing protein, which produces MMRNLMPAALGLAILGHVGLTQETALPRRKPAALASGGAQSGAPAKPTKPPAAKPASPSQTPPDPNAPKPKPKPLPETLRGYLRQIKGVRLERPDKDPNTIVSRYTATSGETFDIVVIYAPRKKMVGLYSYAFGNVAQATDADELRALLLNANEAMAFGSFFVDKEQDIGLKWSLRTETPITFETFQTVYLGLAAAAKEYAPQIARRMKRNADDEAPPRNDTRDNTRDSAQDNRDAVRTAPAKVTRERRVSNPQQ; this is translated from the coding sequence ATGATGCGTAACTTGATGCCGGCCGCTCTCGGTCTCGCCATCCTTGGACACGTCGGACTCACTCAGGAAACCGCGCTGCCGCGCCGGAAACCGGCCGCGCTGGCGAGCGGCGGAGCACAAAGCGGCGCACCAGCGAAGCCAACAAAGCCGCCGGCCGCTAAACCCGCTTCACCAAGCCAGACGCCGCCTGACCCCAACGCGCCGAAACCGAAACCAAAACCGCTGCCCGAAACATTGCGCGGCTACCTGCGCCAAATCAAAGGCGTTCGGCTGGAGCGCCCGGACAAGGACCCGAACACGATTGTGAGCCGCTACACGGCGACCTCCGGTGAAACCTTTGACATCGTAGTGATTTATGCGCCGCGCAAGAAGATGGTCGGCCTGTATTCGTACGCCTTTGGGAACGTTGCACAGGCGACGGACGCCGACGAGCTGCGGGCGCTTCTGCTCAACGCCAACGAGGCGATGGCGTTCGGCAGCTTCTTCGTGGACAAGGAGCAGGACATCGGGCTGAAGTGGTCGCTGCGGACGGAAACGCCGATCACCTTTGAGACCTTCCAGACGGTCTATCTGGGGTTGGCGGCGGCGGCGAAGGAATACGCGCCGCAGATTGCCCGCCGCATGAAGCGCAACGCCGACGACGAGGCGCCGCCTCGCAACGACACTCGCGACAACACGCGCGACAGTGCGCAAGACAACCGCGACGCCGTTCGCACCGCCCCCGCCAAAGTGACGCGCGAACGGCGGGTAAGCAATCCCCAGCAGTGA